The DNA region TTCTTAGCAGCTGCTGCAGCTGCTTCCTTTGCTGCTTGTTCCTGTAAAATAATAGGGGGTTGAGCATGATTCAGTACACATAAATTTTCCACATAAGCCAAACTATGAAATAGGAAACCGGAGGCAAACACAAGGATAAGCAACAAGCAACCAGAGAACCTTATAAAGCAACATCATAAATATTAAACAGAGCTCAATTTCCAGTACCTCTAGATATTCTCGATTCATCTTTTCCCAAATAATTTTCTTAAAATGCTTTTCCTGCTCACTGTGAAGGTAGCCATCGACCTAGGCAGCATAGAGCATTTTAGCAGGTGGAATAATCAGATAATAAGCAAGTCAGTGACAGACAGCATATTCAAAATCAACATCCAGACAGAAAGGACCATAATAAAAAGAATACTAAAATTTCCCAAGGATTTAAATCAAGTCTAAACTTCATAgagtaaaataattattttatcaaGAAAGATTAGCACAAATACTGGATCAAGAAATCGGATTATAAGTCTTGTTAGAATATACGAAAAACATCTTATAAtgtcttgattttatctttagAGTAATTCATAATAACTTGGACCATCTCTTAGAAATGGATTTGATATTTCTTTATGCATCATGAttagttttttaatttagtAGGATTAAGATCCTAatattagtataaatatatcATTTGCATCAATATCaaaacaattattttttattttgagtaCTTCGTATATCTCTCTATACATAAAAGATTAATACTGTAACTTTAACATGGTATCAAAGTAATACATACTACGTGACTTGTCTTGTCACTATCAAAAGAAGTGGTTTAACCTGGCTATTCCAACAGCAATCTGGTCCTTCCTATCAAAAAAGCTTTGctgggggagggggggggggagtgtAAGAGtatatgaaaaatataatatcTTAACTGTATGTGGAGTATATTAGAATAACTTTGATTATCTGTTAGGAAAAGTTTCCATATTTTCTAATATACCATGACTTGTTTTCTCATTTAattaggataaacagttacctattagtataaataaaagTAATGCTTCATTTAATTAGGATGAAGCATGGAATTCATTAATCACCTCCAGATCATCAATATCTGAAAGACTTTCTGATTCATCGGCAGTTTTCGCATTCATATCATCTTCTCTATGTGACTCATCATGCTCACCATTTTCAGTGGCCAATTGTTCATTAGCCCCTGAAAGCAATGTAGGATTGGAAAACTGTAAGCAGAGAAATTTAAGTAGCTGAGAGAGAGGTTACAAGAAATAAAAGCACCCACCAATACTTTCAGGCTGAGAGACATGTATTTTGTCTTGTCGGCTCTCACATGCACCATTTGTTGCTCTCACCAACTAACCAAAAGAACAAACAAAAATTACGTAAGATTTGTAAGTTGAGTTATTTGATGTCTCTGAAGATTGTAAAGGCCTAAATGGCTATCTTGTTTTTAGGATAGCAATAATGTAGTAGGTTCCATGGCTGTTAGATGCTCATAATCATATCAGGATTATTTTCATGTAAGCTAAAGAATAAAAGCTTTTGCTTGATCACATTTCTCTCAAGACACAGTTCCTCTCACTCTCAGGATTATTCTTGCAGCAGCAGAGTTGACAAGGGGTTAAATGTTTTCATGGTAGTGACAAGTCAATGCAAAACAGCACAGAAAGTATCAGTTCCTTATTGCCTAATATGGATCCTTAATTGTGATATCCAAGACAGCTCATACCCACTTTATCATTGGGATACTCAGTTACAGTTAGAATACAGATCTTGTCATTACTTGAAAAGGCATGGGCATGATGTTCTGGCTCAAAACATGGCATCAGTGTGTTCCACAGTACCAGAAGTTTGAGTTACATAAAGATGTAATGCATACTACGTTAAAACCTAGTAAAGGCATACATACATCATCAGATTTATTCGCGCTTTCCTCAGAATGTAATTTTGCTACTCTCTCCCTCTCAGAACGCTGGAATGCAGGAGGATCCAAACCACCACTAAGTCCACCAGAGAGTTTATCAAACTGCAACAGTCAGTATTATAGTCAATGCCGACAGTCATCAGTAGTTAACAAAAACTAAAGTCTACATCAAGAAGAAATGACTCACATCCTTGTAACATGTTTCACATAACCCAAGAGCAAAATAGGCCGCATCACTAGCCTTGTGTTCACATAGTAGATCCTTTGAAGTACATTTGCTCAGTTTACCATTTGGTATTTGAATAGGATTTTTTTCGAGCTCCTTTGCCATCGTATTCAACTCCTCAATCTGTAACCATAATATATTGATGAAATTCTccattaatttataaaaacattaaaaagtaatAGTATCATGGACCAACTATCCCAAAACCTTAAGTTACTGGATGAAGACACATAAAAGGTTTTACGTTATAGGTCAAACACTCTCACTCATCCAACAGCTCTTTGGGCGTGAAGTGTGAACATTACAGAGATCCACCTACTTAGTACTAAAGTTCAACTTCGGAAGTATTCTAAATAACCGTTGATACTTCATTAATAATACTTGATTCAGAAGTACATATTTATCGACTAGATTCCTAGAGGTTTCCTAGTCAACTACTAACTCTAAAACAATAAATCTAAATGATAAAATCTTATCTTATTCTAATCTTATCCTAATCAATCATAACAATATAAAATCTGATCCTAACGAACCATAACCTAACAAATCTATCTCCACAAGATATTCTAATAGATATCTCAACAATAATATCATCTGTTTTCAGCTTTAGAAGTCTTAAACGGTGATTTAAAGTCCGACTACAAATTCTGAGTTACACCTAGTAGCTAATACACACTCAGTGAACCTAAAAAGTTTATAACTCATCTTAGAGCTAAAATAACCCAAGCATGCCTCAACCAGCAGAATGGATAGATATAAATAGGCCATAAATATCTCCAACATAGAGGAAGCGAGTGGGAAAAATCTTTAGCATATGACAGTAACTAAAAAATATCTAAAATCTCAGTTAGAAGTTTACAACACAAAAATAATATTCCTAGAACGATATTCTGGCCAGAACCAGCTAGTCTAGAGATCATTTTAATGAGAGTTTTGTAACATAAACAAATAAAGGAAGTTTACAAACATACAAATATTACATAAGGTTAAGGTCTATGAGGCAAACTAAAACGTAATTGACATCACGGTACAACTTCCCATGCTGTCAAATTTTCCCACCTACCTCATCACACACTCTTCCCAAGCTTATTTTCTTTCTCATCACAACAGACCCATGTGCACTCCCCACCCACTACTGCCAACTAGGCAGTTAGTTACGTTGTTCTTTCTCAGAGACCTGATCAGGTGCATTGCACCTCTTCCTCATACACTTCACTGAACTTTGAAATAGTGGTATCATGTTTTCATTAAGAagcaaagggaaaaaaaaaaaaaaaaaaaaaaggatgcaCATCGTATTGATTCTCCACTATTTACAGCACTGGATGGATATCAGATGCTAATGAGAAATATAGAGAGAATACCACAATTAATAAGACTGATCACGAACTACATTATTAGCACCACACTGTCACACAACATGTAGTTTGCAATACAAAGTCATAACAGGGAATAGAAACATACTGTCAAGCTCGCAGATTCTGTATTTTCAAATTCTACCAACCGCTTAGTCAATGTTGCTTCACATACATGGACAATTCTTTGCTGCATCACAAATTAGAAACTTAAGTGAAACATTACAGAAGATAAGAAGTGAATCGGTAAGGCACAACTAATAACTAGAAGACTGACATccttaaaaagaagaaaaaaaatccatgAAGTAATGTATAGATAGTGTGTGAAAAAGATTAAAATCATTTATTACCAGAAAAACAATCATTCTTGTATATATGCTGTACTCTGTTTCGTAGTATAAACAATCAGAAAATTCCATTCAAGTTGGTACCAAAGCAATCTAATTCAAGTCTCCCTATGGTTTCCTAGTTTCGGTTTAGAGTTCCAGCCGCCATAGGCTGACCCATTGGTTTTCCGGTTAGTTCTCCGGAAGCAATAACCACCGCCGCCACAGTCCACCGCCAGCTACCTCCGAGCCCCTCCGGCTGTCACTGCCCAGCAGTGAAAACTTACCTAGTTTTGCTTCTTTTATCTCAGACCAGGATTCCATTTCCGTGGCTCATCTCTTGTTCGGGTCTCCCCTTTCTGCTTTTTGGCCAACTTTATAGTCTGTAGGTTATCCGTAAGAAGGCTGTTTAAGGCAGTTTGGCTTACACTACTTAGCATTTGCTGCTATTTTTCCCATTTTGGGTCTTTTCATGGCTGATTTGTCGAAGGATAACCCTCCCAAGGATACATCCATGGGTGAGAAGAAGAGTCTCCTCTCACTTTCTTTTTTTAGGTCTCCTGTTATCACTTCTCTAAAGTTAAATGGGGCTAATTATATATAGGTTGGTCCAATGTTGTTGAGATCTGGTTTCTGGGACAAGGCTTATCAGAGCACCTTGCCAAATAGTTTGTTGATATTGATTGTTCTGAAAAGGAAGAATGAGAGAGGGCTGATTATCAGTTTGTTTCTTTAGTATATTAGGCAGGAAATTGAACCTAGACTGATGGTTCACTTTCATCCCAATATATGATGATGATATATTGATATCCAGCGGTTGTATGATATCAGTTTGTCTCTGATTTGTGGAAAAAGGCTCAGAACATCTATGCTAATGATATCCAGTGGTTGTATGATTCAATGCATAATCTGCAACACTTCAGATGACTGATATTGATTTATCATCTTAACAGAATAAGGCACATTCTACCATTGAGGAACTGAAATTGATGTTGGTCAGTGAAGATTTGAAGGTGTTGGTCAAGCCTGACAACATGTTCATGGTGTTTATTCTCCATGGTctttgttagaatataatataaaatcattcatgtggccTTTACCCAATAGCTTTTtggataattggttgtttgacatggtatcagagcctctgtGACCAAGCGGTCTAGAATTTGATCCTTGCCGCCCccaattattctaataaaatgtGGAGTttcagcacatggtaggtgcGTCTATGCATTCTCCACACTTCAAGCCCAagtgggctcttgcgtgagggggcgtgttagaatataatataaaaccattcatgtggcccttacccaatagcataagcttttgggataattagtTGTTTGGCAGTCTCCATAAGGATATGGCATCTATTTGAAACCAGACGCCTACCGATTCCAATATTCCTACAGTGGAGGAGTTTTTTGATCATTTGTTGCGTCTCCCTTCATCTGCCACTTCAACTGAAATTGATTCTCATACAACCTCTAACTCTTCTACTCCCATCTCTAATTCATTTGAAGGGGGATTTGAGACCATGGTCATAAAGGAGGTGGACGTGGAATACGAGGTAGAGGAAATCTTTGTTGTTCTTAGTGTAAGAGGGATGGAGATACACACGACCATTGCTATTCTCTACATGGGTTTCCGAACAAAACAGAATGAAGAGGTTCAATTATCTTGTGCTCTATATTCAGAACCAGAGataaaaaggaaataaaacTAGTAACAGCTAATACACAGCAGTATAACTAATTAACGGTCCTGAGACACTATTCTCTAATAGCCCCCCTCAAACTTAAGGTGTGAGAAAAGGATTCGAACCGAGTAGGAGAACGTGCCTTTGGGAAAATATCAGCAGTTTTATCCAAGGAGGGTATATGACAAACAAAAAGAGTCTTGCTGACACAACCACTATCACGTTCCAATGTCAATGTCTTCATCAATGAAGACTTTGGTTCGGCCAAGAACTTGGATGTTTCCTCAAAAAATGAGGCTTGGCTCTCAACGATAATGGTGCTATGAGTCTTTACCATGTCGACCAAGCGACCTCCTCAATGCCGCCGGACATGGACACTTGTGCACTTGCTGATTTGGGCATTCACCTTGTTTCCTTCCCACAATGGGATACAAGAGAAGATTTTATCTACTATGAAACGTGCAGAAATTTACTATCTTCCaacctcttctctctctctctctaatcaTCACAATGACCACTTAGAAATGCCACATAacttcatgttttaatcttcatatttcatgattagatctaatggTAAACCTTTACACTCACATAGAAAAAGACATTCTCGGTAGCTACAAGAAAAGGATTCGGATCAAGGAAGAAATGCTATTAGggtgagagaaagaatgaagaGAACATTCTAAATAAAGGATTAGAAATCCTCTTCTgagaaagttgaaaaaaaagaaagaacaaaCAAGAAAGCATACACAGAAAATTAGAAGAAAATACCCTATTATTGatatacaacaacaacaacaaccaccaaAGCATTTCCTCATTAAAACCCTGTGGGCAACCTATAATAAATTTAATCACGATTCACAAGGCAGAAAACAAAACCTCAACTTACAATCTCTGACTTAGATTTTTTACAACCATGTGCAAGAGCAGACACGTACAATGCTGCACCACATAATCCGCTTGGCTTCCTCCCTGTCTGTTCTTCAAATATTAGCAATGCAAAATACAAACAACAATCTTTCCTTCaaagaaaataagaactaagaaaacTTCCAGATCAAGATCAAGTTACCTGCATCCAGTCACGTTTCATGCTGGCAATAATATTGAGTGCAGTTTCAGAGACATGAATATTCCTATGGTTCAACAAACCTTCATGAAAATCAATCTAATTAAAATTccattttcaaagaaaataagTGGGAAAGaaatttttacttaaaaaaaggTACCTATAACCAAATTACATAAATTCACATATATGTAACTGATGAATGTGTTCCGACACTAACAACATTTACAAATTTATAAGAGCAAATTTCCACAAACTAAGCAATTAATagcattttcaaataaaatgttTTAGAATTTCCCTTCTATCTTCTAAATTTATTCATGGCAGCATCAAATGAGATGATTTCTATATCTTTTGTCCTTGCACTACTTCCTTCCTGTACACCATTAACTAGGTGGACCATTACATCATTcataaagaaaaaacaaatatttattataCGAAACTGCATTCAGCGGTTTAATTCAACTGGCTATTACAAAGACCTCTATCAGATAATTCTGAGAGAAAGGAAGCAAAAAGCCCCAGTCTTTCAAAAATTATGGACCAATTATAACAATAAAAAGTTTAGGGCTTGTTTGATTCGCTTCTCACTTTtctgaaattaaaaattattttcagaaacaaattttaaaactGTGAACGAGATGTTTTACAAAGTTAAAAGGCCTTGACTTGAAAACCAAAAACTAAAACAGAAAACGTTGCTAAGATGTTTTGagatttagttttaaaaactcaaaataaGAACTGTTATTAAGAATAGTTTTTAAAATTGTTCATATTAAACAACTTTttatctttttctattttttaaaactaaaaaataaaaaatgatttacaAAACAGCCCTTACTGTCTTTACCCCTTTTCCCCTTTAATTTCAAAGGTAAAAAGGTGAAATTGAACAAATTTCAAAGGTGAAATTGAACAAATTTCAAAGGTGAAATTCTCAGCAAGCATATCTATCTTATTTTTCAAGGAAGCGAAGGGGAAAAAAAACCACAACATTAGTCTACTGCCGAAAACCTGTTTTAAAAGCAAGGAGACTATTCTATACACTGCATATATCACTGATCCAATCAAATGAACTGGGATCAGAAAAGATACTTACTAATcgtatatttataaataaaaagactGGGATCCACAGGCTTTTGAACAATTGGGTGCTCTTCAAGCCTTAATAATTTACAAAGCTGCAAAAAAACTGCACCTAGGACATAACTGCATCATAGTCATTAACAGGAAGAAACAACATTCAGAACAAGAATGTTGAAATGAATCAACGTAAAGATAAATCAAAGGGAAAAACAAGTAAGCAGTGCCAGACATCCtgtaacaaaagaaaatcatactCACACATTTGTCCTcaaataatttgaaaaatcaATAAGAAGGTATGGCTTATTATTTTCCCTGCACAAAAGAATGAAGCTTTAGCGCAAAAATGAATGCAAAGAATTTTGATATCATAAGATTAGAGTCATTAACGACATGATCATGGGAAAAAAAGATTCTCTTAAATGCATATTAATGCAGATGAACAATGGCGATAAGAACCTTTGGTAGAACCAGACAACAAAAGCTAGCCAAAGTGCTAAACCAGCTAAAATGAGCAGCTCAAAAAACATTCTACAGTCATAAGCAACAAACTAtgccaaaataaataaaactaaataCCCCCTATGGCCCTATAACATATGGGTAGTATACAAATATGCAATGCACTATAGTCTATATATTACCCGGAAAAAAATTGATTCATTATTCCCACCCACAGACTAAATCAATATATTAGCTACTAAAACACATCTTTCTACAGACCCTCCcacaaaacaaagtaaaagCTCCTAACCTCCTTTCCTAATAGTTAAATACTCTAAGGAGACTCTTATTGGGACGGTGTACTTAACAGCAGTAATAGTAATGATTTGTTGCAGATTAGGAAGCCTCACAAGAACCTTCCACGTGATTTTTGTGTCATGTTCAGAACCATCCTagtattttttttccattttaatGTAGCCACTTTCCTTTGGATCAAtcttttttaaaatgtttatgGCCTCAAAATTCAGAAAAGGCAGGGCCTGTTTGATAACTGTTTTAGAAAacagttttctgtttttaaaaataaaaaaacaaaaaaacttggTTGGGTGAGTGTTTATTACATATTGTTTCCAAAACAGCTCtctttttttgtattttaaaacCAAAAACGAGAACAAATTCAAaactgtttttgttttttcgtTTTGAAAACACCACGGGACGGAGAACAGGTTGGATTTATTAATGGCAACTCTGTAATTATTTCAAACTTGTGAATTTCATTTCCTTTTGCAAATGTGTAGGTTTTTttctactatatatatatatatatagtcgtCGGAAATATATATACAAATACTAGATGCTCAATTTGTTTTCTATAGTTATTAGTTTAGCATTAGTTATAATTTGTTTTTACGTgagttttaaattattattttttaaatcaaagTGAGTAAGAATTATAATCATCCCAAACAtcatattgtattttttttattaaactgCTCTTCGATTCGAGTGTGGTGAAGGTCAATGTTCTCCCCAGAAGTACAACTCTTAGGAATTGAAATCTCAACTTAGAGGTTCAAAGAGCCACTTTTTACCCCTACGACAGACACCGTTAGGTGTATTTATTTCCATTTAATAAATTGTTGAAAAGCATAAATATGAATAAATTTAACTTTGTATTTTAAAAATACCCACGTTTTTAACttgtttctaaaaaaatatagaaaggaattaaaacataattaaaAAAGTTTCCTATTGTAAGATTTAAAAAGAAACGAGAACATATTTTGAgaacaaatttatcaaacaatttttttcattttctcatatctaaatttgttttcaaataaATATTACCAAAcgagtttttttgttgttttgttctgAAAAAAATAGTTCTTTAAAACTATGCTACagaactgtttttaaaaacataaaactcAAAACACATTCAAACAGCCTCACAGTTTCGTACATCTATAAATTGGAAGCATTCATAGTTTTCATACACACTTATGCAACAACAAGCTAGACAATCATAACCAACAGATATATTATACATAAAATTTTCAAGAATTGGAAATAACTGGTTGGAGGCTCTTAACTGAGAATATTATCTAGACAGGCTTATACCAAGGGACATTTATAAATTTACATATGCAACCACCAAATGACAAATGTAGGTAGAATATTAGAGATACAGTTTAGGCTAGACCTATAGCATAAAGATATCTTACCGGAACGCAATATAGAGGCAAGCTGCCTGTACTTGTTCTGATTTACGTCCTTTGGTGAAATTTTTCTCAAGTCCTATCTTCACCGGGCATAAACAATAATTCCATTattctaaataaataaattttgatgTGAGGGAGTAAATAAAGAAAACCACATCTAACATCAATGACGTTCAAAATAGTAACATACTCTATAGAAGGCCAAAGCTTGGTTGGCCACATTATCATCATCCACTCCAAGGTTGTAACTCAGATATTTGATCTCATCGTAAGCTGCAATTTCAGCGAAAATCGGCACATAAGAATATAAGTCAATAAATATAAACCATATTAGAGTATTTAATTTAAAGGTAAGTATTACGTAATCAGTTTGTGTAAGCCCAAGAAAAACAGTTGACCAAACTTTTGTACAGGGCATCATATGCCAAATGGGAACATCATTTTAGAGTGCTTAttttcacattttcaaccactcaaaCTTGCATTGTCATCATAACAAGTAAACGAAAATTGTGCTTCTACGTAGTGGTGCATTGAAATTCTTGCAAATGGATTCCCAAACATTGCCTTTATTAGGCATCAAAAAATTCTGTGAAGTGTTAACTTAACTAAATTCATAGCCTATAATCCCACACAATGCATAACAAATACCTCTACCTTAATTTAGGCACATACATAGTGCAAAATCACTAATGTTGCATAACAAATAATACCTCTGTCTAAAGTCCTTTGACGTGAGGCAGAGTACTCACTTTGGATTGTTCTTACATAACGGCCTGATAATTTGCTCTaaatgaaacaaaacaaacaaggaAATTGTAAGAAACAATGAAAGATATCGAAAAGAAACAATAGTGTAGAGATCAATAGTTAGTATTctgttgttagtaagttagtttGTTCAGCTGTTAACAACTTGTTAATTAGTTAGTTTGTACAGTTGTTATCAAACAGCTTGCAGATAGTTGCTTCGATTCTGTTACATTCTAAAGTCATTTTATATAAAGCATCTTGTACTGAACAGATCAATCAATGAATCATAAAGAAACTTATCAGAAATTTCCGTATTGTTTTCACTCTTTTCATTGTTGTGCAGGTGGAAGGTTCCTTTAATACGGTCTACTTTCCAGGCTGAGGAGGCTTCAAGGATTTGCTCTATCCCTCTTTCTCTCAGCTGAGGCCCTGATCGATTTATATGGCATGACGCCATGAATGGAGAGTATACTGTAAAGTCAGGATAAGGTTCTCTTCGTGAATGGCTAACTGGATGGGTTGGTTTGGAGGATCCATGGGCATCTGGTTTGTTCGTAGCCACTGTTTGGGCTATCTGGATGCGGCGCAATTGGTGGCACTTTAGTGGCTACCTGTTCACCATTCAGCAGACCCTTTCAACTGGCGTTGTCTATGATTGATGATGCAGATCAGTCGCCAGTTGAGGATCAAACTCGCGTGAATACCGGCCAGAGCACTCGATGGGAACGTCCTCAAGCTGGACAAGTGAAGGTAAATTTCAATGCTGCTTTCTCGGATTCTCATGGCACGGAGTATGGTTTGGTTGTCATTTGCCGCTTGCCACAAACCTTTGAATCAGCTGAATCCTACTCTGGCAGAGGCGACATGCTTCAGATGGGCAATTCAACTTTGTGCCTCGTGGGGACTTGATAACATTACTTTTGAAACAGATTGTAATGTGCTAACCAAGATGTGGCATTGACATGGACACTCCATGTCGTATTTGCATAGTATATTAGATGATTGCAAGTTGCTCACTTCTAGTTTAACATACTCTTTTGTTTATGTAAAACGCCAGTGTAATATTGCTGCTGATTTTATGTCTAAGtatgatttttcttttgttaataATTTACAGATTGAGGAAGGTCCAGTGGGTCTAGGTTCGATATTGTTAGATGACCAATCCTCCTCCTCTATTTCTAATCAATGGTATTTGTTTAGTTCGCCCGTCAAAAAAGAATGACCAATAACATGAAGATTAACTGCCtatataaaatttcaaataaatcTCTCATGTATAATAACAAATTGTTTTGCATTTCTTGGAGATTTGTTTCGCACTATATAGCAATTCTCCTTATTTAATCATTCAAACAACAAAAACCCTCTATCAACGCACCCCTAGCTATCAATCCAAACAAGCCCTAAAAACTAAATTACCTGCCCGTCCGAAGTCTTTTCAAAGGTAGGTTCCTCAGAGAAATAGAATTCCTCCAGTACCTTCCCACATTCGTTACAACATCTGACAACATTCCAAGAACCAATAATTTAACAATAATCCAATATCACACAAAaactcaaattgagagaaaaaaaaaaaaaaaaaaaaaaaaaaaaaaaacagctttGAATTTAACACACAATAGAAATGATATTTACTCTAAAGTATAAAGGATTACTCACAGGGGACCATCAGAGACTCGCACTCCGGGAACGTTTTTCGCACAGTGATCACAAAACACCATTCTTTTTTGTCAATTAACACTATCGGCTACACTGAGATGCTGATTAAGTACCCGAAATCGATAAAACGGGGTTTTGGGTCtggcgagagagagagaagagaaagtgGGAAGCGGTAAATGACGTTTCTGCGTGAAGTTATGAGCGTCCCTCTCGGCGATTGAGGGAAGTTGGAGTCGTGAACTTATgggtatgtttggattgatggaacatAATGGAACGGAGCGGAATGGAACACGAAGGAACGGAATGGAGTGGAATG from Lotus japonicus ecotype B-129 chromosome 2, LjGifu_v1.2 includes:
- the LOC130737874 gene encoding transcription factor IIIB 60 kDa subunit; this translates as MVFCDHCAKNVPGVRVSDGPLCCNECGKVLEEFYFSEEPTFEKTSDGQSKLSGRYVRTIQSEYSASRQRTLDRAYDEIKYLSYNLGVDDDNVANQALAFYRIGLEKNFTKGRKSEQVQAACLYIAFRENNKPYLLIDFSNYLRTNVYVLGAVFLQLCKLLRLEEHPIVQKPVDPSLFIYKYTISLLNHRNIHVSETALNIIASMKRDWMQTGRKPSGLCGAALYVSALAHGCKKSKSEIQRIVHVCEATLTKRLVEFENTESASLTIEELNTMAKELEKNPIQIPNGKLSKCTSKDLLCEHKASDAAYFALGLCETCYKDFDKLSGGLSGGLDPPAFQRSERERVAKLHSEESANKSDDLVRATNGACESRQDKIHVSQPESIGANEQLATENGEHDESHREDDMNAKTADESESLSDIDDLEVDGYLHSEQEKHFKKIIWEKMNREYLEEQAAKEAAAAAAKKAFEANFKNCSEDLLAAREFAASTAASVAKSRKEMKQKRAEEAKNLGPPQSAAEAAKQMLRTKRLSSKVNYDRVQSLFDEPVAPENPKKVRFEIPSDNHDYLKSKFEDKIQDDELGSVDGFEDGDMHDMHEDYYGNADEAYDYEDDGYNFDY